A region of Micromonospora sp. WMMD882 DNA encodes the following proteins:
- a CDS encoding Na+/H+ antiporter subunit A, with the protein MLVLLILHLVAALLAPLLVRWWGPRACYPLAVAPAAAFGWALTRTPTVRAGDALVETRPWVRQLQLDLALRMTTLSWLMVLLIGGVGALVLVYCAGYLAPDEPGLGRFVGVLVAFAGAMLGLVLADNLLLLYVCWELTTVCSYLLIGHHPERRAARWAAAQALTVTTLGGLAMLVGFVLLAERTGTYRWSEITATPPAGGYLTVAVLLILTGALAKSAVLPFSGWLRTAMAAPTPVSAYLHAAAMVKAGVYLVALLSPVLAHTPPWRPVTTVAGLATLVVGGWAALRQTDLKLLLAYGTISQLGLLVAVTGAGTRTAALAGSAMLLAHALFKSALFLVVGAVEHATGTRDLRELTGLRRRLPLLAVVATLAAASMAGAPPLFGFVAKEAVLYAVADEPLTLTVVVVGSAFTVAYSARFLWGAFADRPGVPVRPVHRPAWALVAPPALLAGAGLLLAPLAGPVGSLLAPYAERFPGVGHGLALWAGVTPALGWSVVVLAGGAALFLGLLRRDIPTPLVTRLRLPGSEAGRYERVTHVFDRAAVEVTARIQRGSLPQYLGTVLAVLVALPGSAVLLLRPWPLPDRLWDGPAQLVVAVVVAVAAVLAVAARRRLTAMLLVGVTGYGSSMIFVLHGAPDLALTQILVETATIVLFVLALRRLPPRFSARPHRRSRWARRAIGVSAGVVLAALAAAAVAHRRAPPVSVDFPRLAVEEAYGRNVVNVTLVDLRAWDTLGEIAVLVVAATGVASLVFERSRGARRPRRRGAAGPPLAPGQRVWLRGGPTLSERSRALVLEVITRVLFHSIVVFSLFLLFSGHNAPGGGFAGGLVAGLGLGLRYLAGGRYELEEAAPVGAGTVLGAGLGLAVGSGVVALLVLGDLLGSARIEFSLPGVGDGYLVTSLFFDVGVYLVVVGLALDVLRSLGAEVDRQVQTGGDGVGALAADRREERP; encoded by the coding sequence GTGCTCGTACTGCTGATCCTTCACCTCGTGGCGGCCCTGCTCGCGCCGCTGCTGGTCCGGTGGTGGGGTCCGCGTGCCTGCTATCCGCTGGCCGTCGCGCCCGCCGCCGCGTTCGGCTGGGCGCTCACCCGGACCCCGACCGTCCGCGCCGGGGACGCGCTGGTCGAGACCCGTCCCTGGGTACGTCAGCTCCAGCTCGACCTCGCCCTGCGGATGACCACGCTGTCCTGGCTGATGGTGCTGCTCATCGGTGGGGTCGGCGCGCTGGTGCTGGTCTACTGCGCCGGCTACCTGGCCCCCGACGAGCCGGGGCTGGGCCGGTTCGTCGGCGTCCTGGTCGCCTTCGCCGGGGCGATGCTGGGCCTGGTCCTCGCCGACAACCTGCTCCTGCTCTACGTCTGCTGGGAACTCACCACGGTCTGCTCGTACCTGCTGATCGGACACCACCCGGAACGCCGCGCCGCCCGCTGGGCCGCCGCGCAGGCGCTGACCGTCACCACCCTGGGCGGGCTGGCGATGCTCGTCGGTTTCGTCCTGCTCGCCGAGCGGACCGGCACGTACCGCTGGTCGGAGATCACCGCCACGCCGCCGGCCGGCGGCTACCTGACCGTCGCCGTGCTGCTGATCCTCACCGGCGCGTTGGCCAAGTCGGCGGTCCTGCCGTTCAGCGGCTGGCTGCGCACGGCGATGGCCGCGCCCACCCCGGTCAGCGCGTACCTGCACGCGGCGGCGATGGTGAAGGCCGGCGTCTACCTGGTCGCCCTGCTGTCGCCGGTGCTGGCGCACACCCCGCCGTGGCGGCCGGTCACCACCGTGGCCGGGCTCGCCACCCTGGTCGTCGGCGGCTGGGCGGCGCTGCGCCAGACCGACCTCAAGCTGCTCCTCGCGTACGGCACGATCAGCCAGCTCGGGCTGCTCGTCGCGGTGACCGGCGCGGGAACCCGGACGGCCGCGCTGGCCGGGTCGGCGATGCTGCTGGCCCACGCCCTGTTCAAGTCGGCGCTGTTCCTGGTCGTCGGGGCGGTCGAGCACGCCACCGGCACCCGGGACCTGCGGGAGCTGACCGGCCTGCGGCGACGGCTGCCGCTGCTCGCCGTGGTGGCGACGCTCGCCGCCGCGTCGATGGCGGGGGCGCCGCCGCTGTTCGGGTTCGTCGCCAAGGAAGCCGTCCTGTACGCCGTCGCCGACGAGCCGCTGACCCTCACCGTCGTGGTGGTCGGCTCGGCGTTCACCGTCGCGTACAGCGCCCGGTTCCTCTGGGGGGCGTTCGCCGACCGGCCCGGCGTGCCGGTGCGGCCCGTCCACCGGCCGGCGTGGGCGCTGGTGGCTCCGCCGGCGCTGCTGGCCGGGGCCGGTCTGCTCCTCGCTCCGCTGGCCGGGCCGGTCGGGTCGCTGCTCGCCCCGTACGCCGAGCGGTTTCCCGGCGTCGGGCACGGGTTGGCGCTCTGGGCCGGGGTGACGCCCGCCCTGGGCTGGTCGGTGGTGGTGCTGGCCGGCGGCGCGGCCCTGTTCCTCGGACTCCTGCGCCGGGACATCCCGACCCCGCTGGTGACCCGGCTGCGGTTGCCCGGCTCCGAGGCGGGACGCTACGAGCGGGTGACACACGTCTTCGACCGGGCGGCGGTCGAGGTGACCGCGCGGATCCAACGCGGCTCCCTGCCGCAGTACCTCGGCACCGTGCTGGCCGTCCTGGTGGCGCTGCCGGGTAGCGCGGTGCTGCTGCTGCGTCCGTGGCCGCTGCCCGACCGGCTGTGGGACGGCCCGGCGCAACTGGTTGTCGCGGTGGTCGTCGCGGTGGCGGCGGTGCTCGCGGTGGCCGCCCGCCGCCGGTTGACCGCGATGCTGCTGGTCGGCGTCACCGGGTACGGCTCCTCGATGATTTTCGTGCTGCACGGCGCGCCCGACCTGGCATTGACCCAGATCCTCGTCGAGACGGCCACCATCGTGCTGTTCGTGCTGGCGCTGCGCCGCCTCCCGCCCCGATTCTCGGCCCGGCCGCACCGGCGCAGCCGGTGGGCCCGGCGCGCGATCGGGGTGAGCGCCGGGGTCGTGCTGGCGGCGCTGGCCGCCGCCGCGGTGGCGCACCGGCGGGCGCCGCCCGTCTCGGTGGACTTCCCCCGGCTCGCCGTGGAAGAGGCGTACGGACGCAACGTGGTCAACGTGACACTGGTCGACCTGCGCGCCTGGGACACCCTCGGCGAGATCGCGGTGCTGGTGGTGGCCGCCACCGGCGTGGCGAGCCTGGTCTTCGAGCGGTCCCGTGGCGCGCGTCGTCCCCGCCGACGCGGCGCGGCCGGCCCACCCCTGGCCCCCGGCCAGCGGGTCTGGCTGCGGGGCGGGCCGACGTTGAGCGAACGCAGCCGGGCGCTGGTGCTGGAGGTGATCACCCGGGTGCTGTTCCACAGCATCGTGGTGTTCTCCCTGTTCCTGCTCTTCTCCGGGCACAACGCCCCCGGCGGCGGCTTCGCCGGCGGCCTGGTCGCCGGGCTCGGGCTGGGCCTGCGCTACCTGGCCGGCGGCCGGTACGAGCTGGAGGAGGCCGCTCCGGTCGGGGCCGGCACGGTGCTCGGCGCCGGGCTGGGGCTGGCCGTGGGCAGCGGCGTGGTCGCCCTGCTCGTGCTGGGCGACCTGCTGGGCAGCGCCCGCATCGAGTTCAGCCTGCCCGGTGTCGGTGACGGCTACCTGGTCACCTCGCTCTTCTTCGACGTCGGCGTCTACCTGGTCGTGGTCGGACTGGCCCTGGACGTTCTGCGCAGTCTCGGCGCCGAGGTGGACCGGCAGGTGCAGACCGGTGGCGACGGGGTCGGCGCGCTGGCCGCCGACCGCCGGGAGGAACGGCCGTGA
- the mnhG gene encoding monovalent cation/H(+) antiporter subunit G has translation MTGDEAAGLPSVIGVADLLAGVCLLAGALLSLAAGIGVLRLPSTLDRIHAVTKPQVLGVLLIMLGLAARLRSVTALGMILLVMLFQLATAPITAQLIARAAYRSGRLNHELLDIDELA, from the coding sequence GTGACCGGCGACGAAGCGGCCGGCCTGCCGAGCGTGATCGGGGTGGCGGACCTGCTGGCGGGCGTCTGCCTGCTGGCCGGGGCGCTGCTCAGCCTGGCCGCCGGGATCGGGGTGCTGCGCCTGCCGAGCACCCTGGACCGCATCCACGCGGTCACCAAGCCGCAGGTGCTCGGAGTGCTGCTGATCATGCTGGGGCTGGCGGCCCGCCTGCGCAGCGTCACCGCGCTGGGCATGATCCTGCTGGTCATGCTCTTCCAACTCGCCACCGCCCCGATCACGGCCCAGTTGATCGCCCGCGCCGCGTACCGGTCCGGTCGGCTCAACCACGAACTGCTCGACATCGACGAGTTGGCCTGA
- a CDS encoding ATP-dependent helicase — MAGFGPATRAWFTAAFAAPTPAQAGAWQSIAAGRHALVVAPTGSGKTLAAFLWSLDRLASEPAPTERRQRCRVLYVSPLKALAVDVERNLRTPLAGIRQAATRLGVPPPDLTVGMRTGDTPADERRAFARTPPDVLITTPESLFLLLTSAARDSLRGVETVIVDEVHAVVGTKRGAHLALSLERLDELLPRPAQRIGLSATVRPVDACARFLGGARPVDVVQPPSAKTIEVGVQVPVPDLTRLDEVGPPEDDLGGVGARRASIWPAVEERVLGLVRAHRSTIVFTNSRRSAERLCARLNELAADPPTEPAPRPPGETGGLPSGAADGPPSGHLPARPPAELTAQAGTAVGAAPVIARAHHGSVSREERKHIEEALKSGQLPCVVATSSLELGIDMGAVDLVVQIEAPPSVAAGLQRVGRAGHQVGAVSRGVVFPKHRGDLLSCTVVAERMAAGSIEELRHPRNPLDVLAQQIVAMVALEPWRVADLAAVVRRAAPFAELPDSALHAVLDMLSGRYPSTAFAELRPRLVWDRATDVLTGRPGAQRLAVTSGGTIPDRGLFGVFLAGAQRAARVGELDEEMVYESRVGDVFLLGSSSWRIEEITPDRVLVSPAPGQAAKMPFWKGDQAGRPVELGRAIGARVRTLLRQDDATATAALRDGGLDEWAADNLLAYLREQRAATRSLPDDRTVVVERFRDELGDWRLAVHSVLGARVNAPWALAVGRRLAERYGLDAQVLPSDDGIVVRLPDTADEPPGADLVVFDPAEITQMVEESVGTSALFAARFRECAARSLLLPRRDPRRRQPLWQQRQRAAQLLDVAREYADFPVTLEAARECLQDVFDLPALTGLMGELAARKVRLVEVETAQPSPFARSLLFGYVGAFLYEGDAPLAERRAAALTLDSALLGELLGRVDLRELLDPAVLAETDRQVRWLTEQRRPRDAEDVVELLRVLGDLSDAELAERGVPPGWLTGLAAARRALRVRIAGQDRWVGVEDAARLRDALGVALPVGVPEAYLTPVADPLGDLISRYARTHGPFPAPACAARFGLGVAVVEQTLRRLAATGRVVSGEFLPDVAGVQWCDAEVLRLLRRRSLAALRREIEPAPPRALAAFLPRWQQVGGSGRGVAALAAGVEQLQGATVPASALERLVLPARVADYSPAFLDELCASGEVVWAGSGAISGGDGWVTLAYADAAPLLLTPPDPALARTPAHEAVLDALGDGQALFFRSLADRVGSTDDDALVAVVWDLVWAGHLTNDTLAPLRALLGAGGAHRARPAAPRTRYRRPGRLALPSRSGPPTVAGRWSRLPERDTDPTRRAAALADVLLERHGVVTRGAVVAEQVTGGFAAVYPVLSALEERGAARRGYFVEGLGAAQFAVPGAVDRLRSLAEAGDSGRPRAATPLVLAATDPANPYGAALPWPERVVDSGDGAAPATGHRAGRKAGALVVLVGGELALYVERGGRTILSFTGDTDALTGAAKALADAVHSGALGAISVERADGEAVHASPLHDALTAAGFRATPRGLRLRG; from the coding sequence ATGGCGGGCTTCGGCCCGGCCACCCGGGCGTGGTTCACCGCGGCGTTCGCCGCGCCCACCCCGGCCCAGGCCGGAGCCTGGCAGTCGATCGCCGCCGGCCGGCACGCCCTGGTCGTCGCGCCCACCGGCTCCGGCAAGACACTCGCCGCGTTCCTCTGGTCACTCGACCGGCTCGCCAGCGAGCCGGCCCCGACCGAGCGACGGCAACGCTGCCGGGTGCTCTACGTCAGCCCGCTCAAGGCCCTCGCCGTCGACGTCGAACGCAACCTGCGGACCCCGCTGGCCGGGATCCGGCAGGCCGCGACCCGGCTCGGCGTCCCGCCGCCCGACCTCACCGTCGGCATGCGCACCGGCGACACCCCGGCCGACGAGCGGCGGGCCTTCGCCCGCACCCCGCCGGACGTCCTCATCACCACCCCGGAGTCGCTGTTCCTGCTGCTCACCTCGGCGGCCCGGGATTCGCTGCGCGGCGTCGAGACGGTGATCGTCGACGAGGTGCACGCGGTCGTCGGCACCAAACGGGGCGCGCACCTCGCGCTCTCCCTGGAACGCCTCGACGAGCTGCTACCCCGGCCGGCGCAGCGGATCGGCCTGTCCGCCACGGTCCGCCCGGTCGACGCCTGCGCCCGGTTCCTCGGCGGGGCCCGCCCGGTCGACGTGGTGCAGCCGCCCAGCGCCAAGACGATCGAGGTCGGCGTCCAGGTGCCCGTACCGGATCTCACCCGGCTCGACGAGGTCGGGCCGCCGGAGGACGACCTCGGCGGCGTGGGGGCCCGGCGCGCGTCGATCTGGCCGGCGGTGGAGGAACGGGTCCTCGGGCTGGTCCGGGCGCACCGTTCGACGATCGTCTTCACCAACTCCCGGCGCAGCGCCGAGCGGCTCTGCGCCCGCCTCAACGAGCTGGCCGCCGACCCGCCGACCGAGCCGGCCCCCCGACCGCCGGGCGAGACGGGCGGCCTCCCGTCGGGCGCGGCGGACGGCCCGCCGTCCGGTCACCTGCCGGCCCGACCGCCGGCCGAGCTGACGGCCCAGGCCGGCACGGCCGTCGGGGCCGCCCCGGTGATCGCCCGCGCCCACCACGGCAGCGTCTCCCGCGAGGAGCGCAAACACATCGAAGAGGCGCTCAAGTCCGGCCAGTTGCCGTGCGTCGTCGCCACCTCCAGCCTGGAGCTGGGCATCGACATGGGCGCGGTCGACCTGGTGGTGCAGATCGAGGCCCCGCCCAGCGTGGCCGCCGGGCTGCAACGGGTCGGCCGCGCCGGGCACCAGGTCGGCGCGGTGTCCCGGGGGGTGGTGTTCCCCAAGCACCGGGGCGACCTGCTCTCCTGCACGGTGGTGGCGGAACGCATGGCCGCCGGGTCGATCGAGGAGCTGCGCCACCCGCGCAACCCGCTCGACGTGCTCGCCCAGCAGATCGTCGCGATGGTCGCGCTGGAGCCCTGGCGGGTCGCCGACCTGGCGGCCGTGGTCCGCCGGGCCGCCCCCTTCGCCGAGCTGCCCGACTCGGCCCTGCACGCCGTGCTGGACATGCTCTCCGGCCGGTACCCGTCGACCGCCTTCGCCGAGCTGCGCCCCCGGCTCGTGTGGGACCGCGCCACCGACGTGCTCACCGGCCGGCCGGGCGCGCAGCGGCTGGCCGTGACCAGCGGCGGCACCATCCCGGACCGGGGGCTGTTCGGGGTGTTCCTGGCCGGGGCGCAACGCGCCGCCCGGGTCGGCGAGCTGGACGAGGAGATGGTCTACGAGTCCCGGGTGGGCGACGTCTTCCTGCTCGGCTCGTCCTCCTGGCGGATCGAGGAGATCACCCCCGACCGGGTGCTGGTCTCCCCCGCCCCCGGGCAGGCGGCGAAGATGCCGTTCTGGAAGGGCGACCAGGCCGGTCGGCCGGTGGAGCTGGGCCGGGCCATCGGCGCCCGGGTTCGTACGCTGCTGCGGCAGGACGACGCGACGGCGACCGCCGCGCTGCGCGACGGCGGGCTGGACGAGTGGGCGGCCGACAACCTGCTGGCGTACCTGCGCGAGCAGCGGGCCGCGACCCGTTCCCTGCCGGACGACCGCACGGTGGTGGTCGAGCGGTTCCGCGACGAGCTCGGTGACTGGCGGCTGGCCGTGCACAGCGTGCTCGGCGCGCGGGTCAACGCGCCCTGGGCGCTGGCCGTCGGCCGCCGGCTGGCCGAGCGGTACGGGCTGGACGCGCAGGTGCTGCCGAGCGACGACGGCATCGTGGTCCGGTTGCCGGACACCGCCGACGAGCCGCCCGGGGCCGACCTGGTCGTCTTCGATCCGGCCGAGATCACCCAGATGGTGGAGGAGTCGGTCGGCACGTCGGCGTTGTTCGCCGCCCGGTTCCGGGAGTGCGCGGCCCGCTCGCTGCTGCTGCCCCGCCGCGACCCGCGCCGCCGCCAGCCGCTCTGGCAGCAGCGGCAACGCGCCGCCCAGCTCCTCGACGTGGCCCGCGAGTACGCCGACTTCCCGGTGACCCTGGAAGCGGCCCGGGAGTGCCTCCAGGACGTCTTCGACCTGCCCGCCCTGACCGGCCTGATGGGCGAGCTGGCCGCCCGGAAGGTCCGACTGGTCGAGGTGGAGACCGCCCAGCCGTCGCCGTTCGCCCGGTCGCTGCTCTTCGGGTACGTGGGCGCGTTCCTCTACGAGGGGGACGCGCCGCTGGCCGAGCGCCGGGCCGCCGCGCTGACCCTGGATTCGGCCCTGCTCGGCGAGCTGCTCGGCCGGGTCGACCTGCGGGAGCTGCTGGATCCGGCGGTGCTCGCCGAGACCGACCGGCAGGTGCGGTGGCTGACCGAGCAGCGCCGGCCCCGCGACGCGGAGGACGTGGTCGAGCTGCTCCGGGTGCTCGGCGACCTCTCCGACGCGGAGCTCGCCGAGCGGGGCGTGCCGCCGGGCTGGCTGACCGGGCTGGCCGCCGCCCGGCGGGCGCTGCGGGTGCGGATCGCCGGGCAGGACCGTTGGGTCGGCGTGGAGGACGCCGCCCGGCTGCGCGACGCGCTCGGCGTGGCCCTGCCGGTGGGGGTGCCCGAGGCGTACCTCACGCCGGTCGCCGACCCGCTCGGTGACCTGATCTCCCGGTACGCCCGCACGCACGGCCCGTTTCCGGCGCCGGCCTGCGCGGCCCGGTTCGGGCTCGGGGTGGCCGTGGTCGAGCAGACGCTGCGCCGGCTGGCCGCGACCGGCCGGGTGGTCTCCGGTGAGTTCCTGCCGGACGTCGCCGGCGTCCAGTGGTGCGACGCGGAGGTCCTGCGGTTGCTGCGTCGGCGGTCGCTGGCCGCGCTGCGCCGGGAGATCGAGCCGGCGCCGCCCCGGGCCCTTGCCGCGTTCCTGCCCCGCTGGCAGCAGGTGGGCGGCTCGGGTCGGGGCGTGGCGGCGCTCGCCGCCGGCGTCGAGCAGCTCCAGGGCGCGACGGTGCCGGCGTCCGCGCTGGAGAGGCTGGTCCTGCCGGCCCGGGTCGCCGACTACTCCCCCGCCTTCCTCGACGAGCTGTGCGCCAGCGGCGAGGTGGTCTGGGCCGGCTCGGGGGCGATCTCCGGCGGGGACGGCTGGGTCACCCTGGCGTACGCGGACGCCGCCCCGCTGCTGCTGACGCCGCCGGATCCGGCGCTGGCCCGCACCCCGGCGCACGAGGCGGTGCTGGACGCGCTCGGCGACGGGCAGGCGTTGTTCTTCCGGTCGCTGGCCGACCGGGTCGGCTCGACCGACGACGACGCGCTGGTCGCCGTGGTGTGGGACCTGGTCTGGGCCGGTCATCTGACCAACGACACGTTGGCCCCGCTGCGCGCGCTGCTCGGCGCGGGCGGCGCGCACCGGGCCCGACCGGCCGCGCCCCGGACCCGCTACCGCCGGCCCGGCCGGCTGGCGCTGCCCAGCCGGAGCGGGCCGCCCACGGTGGCCGGACGCTGGTCCCGGCTGCCCGAGCGGGACACCGACCCGACCCGGCGGGCCGCCGCCCTGGCCGACGTGCTGCTGGAACGGCACGGCGTGGTCACCCGGGGCGCGGTCGTCGCCGAGCAGGTGACCGGTGGTTTCGCCGCGGTGTACCCGGTGCTGTCCGCGCTCGAGGAACGCGGGGCGGCCCGGCGCGGGTACTTCGTGGAGGGGCTCGGCGCGGCCCAGTTCGCGGTGCCGGGGGCGGTCGACCGGCTGCGGTCGCTGGCCGAGGCCGGCGACTCCGGGCGGCCCCGGGCGGCGACCCCGCTGGTGCTCGCCGCGACCGACCCGGCCAACCCGTACGGCGCGGCGCTGCCCTGGCCGGAACGCGTGGTGGAC
- a CDS encoding Na+/H+ antiporter subunit D yields MRSLVPLPVVMPLLGAALTLLLGRWARAQRAVSVVVLVAMLTVSTVLLVQAYAHGPVVARIGGWAPPVGIVLVADQLAALMITVSAAVTLCVLLYSIGQGQSDLGEGTPVSIFHPTYLVLTAGVTNAFLAGDLFNLFVSFEMLLAASYVLITLGGTEARIRTGSTYVVVSVLSSMIFLGGTGLVYAATGTLNLAQLTVRLDTLPAELALALHLVLLLAFGVKAAVFPLSAWLPDSYPTAPAPVTAVFAGLLTKVGVYAIIRTETLLFPGGQVDGVLIVVAGATMLVGILGAVAQSDLKRLLSFTLVSHIGYMIFGIALSTVAGLTGAIFYVVHHITVQTTLFLAAGLVEQRAGSTDLRRLGGLARVAPLLAALFFLPAMNLAGVPPFPGFLGKLGLFQAAAQAGGPLPWALIGTGALTSLLTLYAASRVWNIAFWRSPRLAAADPPTRLPPLMVASTFALVALGVALTVAAGPIFAVTADAAADLNRRTPYVRAVFPDGAP; encoded by the coding sequence GTGAGGTCCCTGGTGCCGCTGCCGGTGGTGATGCCGTTGCTGGGCGCCGCGCTGACCCTGCTGCTGGGCCGCTGGGCCCGGGCGCAGCGGGCGGTCAGCGTGGTCGTGCTGGTCGCCATGCTCACCGTGTCGACGGTGCTGCTCGTCCAGGCGTACGCCCACGGGCCGGTGGTGGCCCGGATCGGCGGCTGGGCGCCGCCAGTCGGCATCGTGCTGGTCGCCGACCAGTTGGCCGCACTGATGATCACCGTCTCGGCGGCCGTGACGCTCTGCGTGCTGCTCTACTCCATCGGTCAGGGGCAGTCCGACCTCGGCGAGGGCACGCCGGTGAGCATCTTCCACCCGACGTACCTGGTGCTGACCGCCGGCGTCACCAACGCCTTCCTCGCCGGGGACCTGTTCAACCTCTTCGTCTCGTTCGAGATGCTGCTGGCCGCCAGCTACGTGCTGATCACGCTGGGCGGCACCGAGGCGCGGATCCGTACCGGCTCGACGTACGTGGTGGTCAGCGTGCTGTCCTCGATGATCTTCCTGGGCGGGACGGGGCTGGTCTACGCGGCCACCGGAACCCTCAACCTGGCCCAGCTCACCGTCCGGCTCGACACGCTCCCGGCGGAGCTGGCCCTGGCCCTGCACCTGGTGCTGCTGCTCGCCTTCGGGGTGAAGGCGGCGGTCTTCCCGCTGTCGGCGTGGCTGCCGGACAGCTACCCCACCGCGCCCGCCCCGGTCACCGCGGTCTTCGCCGGCCTGCTCACCAAGGTCGGCGTGTACGCGATCATCCGTACCGAGACCCTGCTCTTCCCCGGTGGCCAGGTCGACGGCGTCCTGATCGTGGTGGCCGGGGCGACCATGCTGGTCGGCATCCTCGGCGCGGTCGCCCAGTCCGACCTGAAGCGGCTGCTGTCGTTCACCCTGGTCAGCCACATCGGCTACATGATCTTCGGGATCGCGTTGAGCACGGTGGCCGGACTCACCGGGGCGATCTTCTACGTGGTGCACCACATCACCGTGCAGACCACGCTCTTCCTCGCCGCCGGCCTGGTGGAGCAGCGCGCCGGCAGCACCGACCTGCGTCGGCTCGGCGGCCTGGCCCGGGTCGCCCCGCTGCTCGCCGCGCTGTTCTTCCTCCCCGCGATGAACCTCGCCGGGGTGCCACCGTTCCCCGGCTTCCTCGGCAAACTCGGTCTCTTCCAGGCCGCCGCGCAGGCCGGCGGCCCACTGCCCTGGGCGCTGATCGGCACCGGGGCGCTGACCAGCCTGCTCACCCTCTACGCCGCCTCCCGGGTGTGGAACATCGCCTTCTGGCGGTCACCCCGGCTCGCCGCCGCCGACCCGCCGACCCGGTTGCCCCCGCTGATGGTCGCCTCGACGTTCGCGCTGGTCGCCCTCGGCGTGGCGCTCACCGTGGCCGCCGGGCCGATCTTCGCGGTCACCGCGGACGCGGCGGCCGACCTGAACCGTCGCACCCCGTACGTGCGGGCCGTCTTCCCGGACGGCGCGCCGTGA
- a CDS encoding Na+/H+ antiporter subunit E encodes MSPDDPAGPAGGPPPAASSAAAGPPPGPSPTAGGSPSGPSSAADGSPPGPPTTADAPPVRGPGGWREQIIAAGWMVLLWNLLWGRFHLGNVLGGALVAIIVLVFFPLPPVTLEARLRPGALLAFVTRFVGELVRASVHVAWTAVRPGYRPRSAIIAAELRVRTDLNLALTAEVVSLVPGTLVLEVDRNSGVLYVHVFDVRAPEDLSGSRQRVRDVERRIVRAVGSSAEVRLLASRPVEKGSA; translated from the coding sequence GTGAGCCCCGACGACCCGGCCGGACCCGCCGGCGGGCCGCCGCCGGCCGCCTCGTCCGCCGCCGCGGGCCCCCCACCCGGCCCGTCGCCCACGGCCGGAGGTTCCCCATCCGGCCCGTCGTCCGCCGCTGACGGCTCCCCGCCCGGCCCGCCGACCACGGCCGACGCCCCTCCGGTACGCGGGCCGGGCGGCTGGCGGGAACAGATCATCGCGGCGGGCTGGATGGTGCTGCTGTGGAACCTGCTCTGGGGACGGTTCCACCTGGGCAACGTGCTCGGCGGAGCGCTCGTCGCGATCATCGTGCTGGTGTTCTTTCCGCTGCCCCCGGTCACCCTTGAGGCCCGGCTGCGCCCCGGCGCGCTGCTGGCCTTCGTGACGCGGTTCGTCGGCGAGCTGGTCCGGGCCAGCGTGCACGTCGCCTGGACGGCCGTCCGGCCCGGGTACCGGCCGCGCAGCGCGATCATCGCAGCCGAGCTGCGGGTACGCACCGACCTGAACCTCGCCCTCACCGCCGAGGTGGTCTCCCTGGTGCCGGGCACGCTCGTCCTCGAAGTGGACCGGAACTCCGGGGTGCTCTACGTCCACGTCTTCGACGTCCGTGCCCCCGAGGACCTGAGCGGCAGCCGGCAGCGCGTCCGGGACGTCGAACGGCGCATCGTGCGGGCCGTCGGCTCCAGCGCCGAGGTCCGCCTGCTGGCGTCCCGTCCTGTCGAGAAAGGATCCGCCTGA
- a CDS encoding Na(+)/H(+) antiporter subunit C, whose product MLLLERSLSRIVLGVILISNGVNMLILLAGPAGDAPLVGTTSTVRMSDPLPQAMILTAIVITLGLATFLLAVAYRSWLLTGHDEVRDDPEDRQVVGLADRDAATPTSSGGGESSGGPAGDPGGPEERP is encoded by the coding sequence ATGCTGCTGCTGGAACGCAGCCTGTCCCGGATCGTGCTGGGCGTGATCCTGATCAGCAACGGGGTCAACATGCTCATCCTGCTCGCCGGGCCGGCCGGGGACGCGCCCCTGGTGGGCACCACGTCGACCGTGCGGATGAGCGACCCGCTACCGCAGGCGATGATCCTCACCGCCATCGTGATCACCCTGGGGCTGGCCACCTTCCTGCTCGCGGTGGCCTACCGGAGCTGGCTGCTCACCGGCCACGACGAGGTCCGCGACGACCCGGAGGACCGGCAGGTCGTGGGGCTCGCCGACCGGGACGCCGCGACCCCGACGAGCTCCGGCGGCGGGGAGTCGTCCGGCGGGCCGGCCGGCGACCCCGGTGGTCCGGAGGAACGACCGTGA
- a CDS encoding monovalent cation/H+ antiporter complex subunit F — translation MSPLLTVTLTALLCGAVLLALARMVRGPSLLDRLVATELLLATMVAAVGAEAAVHRRATTLPVLVVLALLGFLGTVALVRFAAGGKP, via the coding sequence ATGAGTCCGTTGCTGACCGTCACCCTCACCGCGCTGCTGTGCGGCGCCGTGCTGCTCGCCCTCGCCCGGATGGTGCGCGGACCGTCCCTGCTGGACCGGCTGGTCGCCACCGAGCTGCTGCTCGCCACGATGGTCGCCGCGGTGGGCGCGGAGGCGGCCGTGCACCGCCGCGCCACCACCCTGCCGGTGCTGGTGGTGCTGGCCCTGCTCGGCTTCCTCGGCACGGTGGCGCTGGTCCGCTTCGCCGCCGGGGGAAAACCGTGA